A genomic region of Metopolophium dirhodum isolate CAU chromosome 1, ASM1992520v1, whole genome shotgun sequence contains the following coding sequences:
- the LOC132936827 gene encoding uncharacterized protein LOC132936827 has product MDNTYKKIYNEEISSTSTEEEPMVIDREEPTTSSNSSAKMFKSKIWVKDLRELMDADIYKNWICNREKCRKFVAITCNKCKMVRYCSDDCQQRDWIKKHAFDCDELRKKIQTPP; this is encoded by the exons atggataatacatataaaaaaatttataatgaaGAAATATCTTCTACTAGTACTGAGGAGGAACCCATGGTAATTGATCGTGAAGAACCAACTACATCTTCAAATTCTTCagctaaaatgttcaaatcaaaGATCTGGGTGAAAGATCTTAGGGAACTGATGGATGCAGATATATACAAAAACTGGATT tgtaacAGGGAAAAGTGTCGCAAATTTGTAGCAATAACTtgcaataaatgtaaaatggtGAGATACTGTTCCGATGATTGCCAA CAACGTGACTGGATAAAGAAGCATGCATTTGACTGTGATGAACTGCGAAAAAAAATTCAGACTCCACcctaa